From one Mesomycoplasma ovipneumoniae genomic stretch:
- a CDS encoding HAD family hydrolase — protein MKLFFAFDLDGTLLRYDNTIHPENVKMLKKLYELGHILVVATGRGLSACIDLAKQYPYFHYLVSNNGTLIYDIKTKKTINKGTLKKSVALDLFKDCKDTNSICAFSTPHNLFEYSPHKNYDWLKNQHIMDLKHYTKLNDFEIIEIIQADPITQIAFRNDEKAIINLHKKWAEKLNNLYKVTITNRIFLDINPLNVDKSTAILELLEKNNISTKKLITFGDSSNDYGMIKLARYGFAMQDATPDLIEVASRKIGSCKSDTIARTIDILLENKDKLFSS, from the coding sequence ATGAAACTATTTTTTGCTTTTGATCTTGATGGAACATTATTGCGCTATGACAATACAATCCATCCTGAAAATGTTAAAATGCTAAAGAAACTCTATGAATTAGGGCACATTTTAGTTGTAGCAACTGGTCGAGGTTTGTCAGCTTGCATTGATTTAGCAAAACAATATCCATATTTTCATTATCTTGTTTCAAATAATGGCACTCTAATTTATGATATTAAAACCAAAAAAACAATAAACAAAGGCACACTTAAAAAATCAGTTGCACTTGATTTATTTAAAGATTGTAAAGATACTAATTCAATTTGTGCTTTTTCAACCCCACACAATCTTTTTGAATATTCTCCTCATAAAAATTATGATTGATTAAAAAATCAGCATATAATGGACCTAAAACACTATACAAAACTGAATGATTTTGAAATTATAGAAATTATTCAAGCAGATCCAATAACACAAATTGCCTTTCGGAATGATGAAAAAGCAATTATAAATCTTCATAAAAAATGGGCTGAAAAGCTAAATAATTTATATAAAGTAACAATAACAAACCGAATTTTTTTGGATATTAATCCTTTAAATGTCGATAAATCTACTGCAATTTTAGAATTACTAGAAAAAAATAACATAAGTACCAAAAAATTAATAACTTTTGGCGATAGTTCTAACGATTATGGAATGATAAAACTAGCTCGTTATGGTTTTGCAATGCAAGATGCAACTCCTGATTTAATTGAGGTAGCCTCAAGAAAAATTGGAAGCTGTAAATCTGACACAATCGCAAGAACTATCGATATTCTTTTAGAAAATAAAGACAAATTATTTTCTTCTTAA
- a CDS encoding ROK family protein has product MDKFILFDIGGTNIKMGIIDNNNFFHQTKTFKTNISSILKNLEEIINSILEKSDFSKDIKGIAIATMGGVDVEKKKIIFVNHKTLPYFGSDFSILEKKFNLPIVVENDANAAAISEKFYHKDLKNYATVTLGTGVGIGIVKDELIRGENFLAGEFGYLIYDGQRLDDWLSFSLLDKEISKLYNIRISEYEKFDDLYKTNSDFQKMIDDYFQKVADFTYQLAIFQNLEKIFIGGGFSYINKKYFAKIQQKFLKMLEQTPYKCELLIAESKNNAGMLGAFYLLRQKFNF; this is encoded by the coding sequence ATGGACAAATTCATTCTTTTTGATATTGGTGGTACAAACATTAAAATGGGAATTATTGATAATAACAATTTTTTTCACCAAACAAAAACTTTTAAAACCAATATCAGTTCAATTCTAAAGAATTTAGAAGAAATTATCAACTCAATTTTAGAAAAATCAGATTTTTCTAAAGACATAAAAGGAATCGCTATTGCTACAATGGGCGGGGTTGATGTTGAAAAAAAGAAAATTATTTTTGTAAATCATAAAACATTACCATATTTTGGCAGCGATTTTTCTATTTTAGAAAAAAAATTTAATTTGCCTATTGTTGTTGAAAATGATGCAAATGCCGCTGCAATTTCAGAAAAATTTTATCACAAAGACCTAAAAAATTACGCAACAGTTACTTTAGGGACTGGCGTTGGAATTGGAATTGTCAAGGATGAATTAATTCGTGGCGAAAATTTTCTTGCTGGTGAATTTGGTTATCTAATTTATGATGGTCAACGGCTTGATGATTGACTTTCTTTTAGTTTGCTTGATAAAGAAATTAGTAAACTTTATAATATTAGAATTTCTGAATATGAAAAGTTTGATGATTTATATAAAACTAACTCTGATTTCCAAAAAATGATTGATGATTATTTCCAAAAAGTTGCTGACTTTACTTATCAACTTGCAATTTTTCAAAATTTAGAAAAAATCTTTATTGGTGGAGGGTTTTCCTATATAAATAAGAAATACTTTGCAAAAATTCAGCAAAAATTCCTAAAAATGTTAGAACAAACTCCTTATAAATGCGAGCTTTTGATCGCCGAATCCAAAAATAATGCCGGTATGCTCGGTGCTTTTTATCTTTTAAGGCAAAAATTTAATTTTTAG
- a CDS encoding AAA family ATPase has protein sequence MKLTPQQQKVINLALKGKNVLVDGCIGSGKTTVIQALCDKFPIDKKILYLTYNWPLKIEAQNKIKKKFKNKIKKRKITVENYHDFAKSMLDQQDINHSSGNPIKIFLDHDISVGTFDVLLIDEYQDIGFLISLLLERIKTQNPNIQIVAVGDIKQKIHDNTKLDVENFIDKFLVSYKKCSLTISFTMPKDHANMLSKVWNKTINGVNENCQVEYMELDQIKEFLSKQKPSDILCLGENDGQMLKVLNYLEKNHSAIFDKKTVYVSTWERDVNLFPQKNSAIFTTFDSSKWIKRPICVIFDFTKSYWFKRLEKIDSNYEILRNLFCVAASRGKEKIIFLKPPDHDEDKIFVRDTLIKTLSSEPQKDRLEKYSMSTMFQNNYDEDKIEMRQMLDVEQIHTDDKTVIEVKNLDGFIDLSPCIGIFLEANYFNTYYMVKKIWNLIPNYHDKNQESPRRDEYIDFINNKNRKSLNDLILFYRYLQTGKERYIEQAQWNFVNDKVIQQMNKRLSKELSRNEKIQQPCSLKYNNNANNFTMNVRGIADVVKDNTVYELKFVNYLTDDHFLQTASYMLALDLETGKLWNVKKNEMYKIKIKNRENFRVKLAETISKGRYKEKNLNQNQVKKRSWSIWKLLRINKLLIWIKNLL, from the coding sequence ATGAAGCTAACACCGCAACAACAGAAAGTGATTAATTTAGCATTAAAAGGCAAAAATGTTCTAGTTGATGGTTGCATTGGGAGTGGAAAAACAACAGTAATTCAAGCTTTGTGCGACAAATTTCCTATTGATAAAAAAATTTTGTACTTAACCTACAATTGACCATTAAAAATTGAAGCTCAAAACAAGATTAAAAAAAAGTTTAAAAATAAGATTAAAAAGAGAAAAATTACGGTAGAAAATTATCATGATTTTGCAAAATCAATGTTAGACCAACAAGATATTAATCATTCTTCCGGGAATCCAATTAAAATATTTTTAGACCATGATATATCTGTTGGAACCTTTGATGTTTTATTAATTGACGAGTATCAAGATATTGGGTTTCTAATATCCTTGTTATTAGAAAGAATAAAAACACAAAATCCTAACATCCAAATTGTTGCTGTCGGGGATATTAAACAAAAAATTCATGATAACACTAAATTAGATGTTGAGAATTTTATTGATAAATTTTTAGTATCATATAAAAAATGTTCATTAACAATTTCTTTTACAATGCCTAAAGATCATGCTAATATGTTGAGTAAAGTTTGGAATAAAACAATTAATGGGGTTAATGAAAATTGCCAGGTCGAATATATGGAGCTTGACCAAATTAAGGAATTCTTATCTAAGCAAAAACCTTCAGATATCTTATGTTTAGGCGAAAATGATGGACAAATGTTAAAAGTACTAAATTATCTTGAAAAAAATCATAGTGCTATTTTTGATAAAAAAACCGTTTATGTTTCTACATGAGAAAGAGATGTAAATTTGTTTCCCCAAAAAAATTCGGCTATTTTTACAACATTCGATAGCTCAAAATGGATAAAAAGACCTATTTGTGTTATTTTTGATTTTACTAAAAGTTATTGATTTAAACGTTTAGAAAAGATTGATAGTAATTATGAAATTTTAAGAAATCTATTTTGTGTAGCGGCAAGTAGAGGAAAAGAAAAAATCATATTCTTAAAGCCACCTGACCATGACGAAGATAAAATATTTGTCAGAGATACTCTTATAAAAACCCTATCTAGTGAACCTCAAAAAGATAGGCTAGAAAAATATTCAATGTCAACAATGTTTCAAAATAATTATGATGAAGATAAAATCGAAATGCGTCAAATGCTTGATGTAGAACAAATTCATACTGATGATAAAACCGTAATAGAGGTAAAAAACCTTGATGGGTTTATCGATCTTAGTCCATGTATTGGGATTTTTCTTGAAGCAAATTATTTTAATACCTACTATATGGTTAAGAAAATTTGAAATTTAATTCCAAACTACCATGATAAGAATCAGGAATCACCACGACGAGACGAATACATTGATTTTATTAATAATAAAAATAGAAAATCATTAAACGATTTAATACTATTTTATCGTTATTTGCAAACAGGCAAAGAAAGATACATTGAACAAGCGCAATGAAATTTTGTCAATGATAAAGTTATTCAACAAATGAACAAAAGATTATCAAAGGAGCTTAGTAGGAACGAAAAAATTCAACAACCCTGCTCGTTAAAATATAATAATAACGCAAATAATTTTACAATGAATGTTCGCGGAATAGCTGATGTTGTAAAAGATAATACAGTTTATGAACTTAAATTTGTTAACTATTTAACAGATGATCATTTTTTACAAACAGCTTCGTATATGTTAGCCTTAGATCTTGAGACAGGAAAATTATGGAATGTTAAAAAAAATGAAATGTACAAAATTAAAATTAAAAATCGTGAAAATTTTAGAGTCAAGCTTGCAGAAACAATCTCTAAAGGCCGGTATAAAGAAAAAAATCTCAATCAAAATCAAGTCAAAAAAAGATCATGGAGCATATGAAAACTACTGAGAATCAACAAATTATTGATTTGAATCAAAAATTTGTTATAA
- the lysS gene encoding lysine--tRNA ligase, protein MSKLNDQQQFRLEKLKNLQSKGFNYPKSIFLHDNLGEIIKQYQDKSHDFFVENQIKVAFAGRLIRQRSPFFIIYSQSLEFQVYANKDFQTQNQFTFSNLDLGDIVEISGYLFKTKTNQISLKAETFSILVKSLHPLPDQYYGIENADDKYRKRYLDLLVNEKSRQTFIIRSKIISLIRKFFDSQGFLEVDTPVLQPVLGGASAKPFITFYNSLSQNFYLRIATELPLKKLLVGGIDAVYEIGKIFRNEGFDTTHNPEFTSIEFYQAYSDLNKIMNQTENLIRFLFEELGLNQSEHWYGDNKIDFSQKFARYDMVQITSEKMNFDLKNADFSALVEEAKKHNIKIEPFFTKGHLINEFFEKFVEPTLINPTFITGHPIEISPLAKSDPNNRNFTLRAELFIATKEFANMFDELNDPIDQLGRFQAQINEKEKGNQEASEVDHEFIQALEYGMPPAAGCGIGIDRLVMLLTNNESIRSVILFPQLKSKKD, encoded by the coding sequence ATGTCAAAATTAAACGACCAACAACAATTTCGCCTTGAAAAACTTAAAAATTTACAGTCCAAAGGATTTAATTATCCAAAATCAATTTTCTTGCATGATAATTTGGGTGAAATAATTAAACAATATCAAGATAAAAGTCATGATTTTTTTGTTGAAAATCAGATTAAAGTCGCTTTTGCAGGTCGTCTTATTCGCCAACGTTCCCCATTTTTCATTATTTATAGTCAATCATTAGAATTTCAAGTGTATGCAAACAAAGATTTTCAAACACAAAATCAGTTTACTTTTTCAAATTTAGACCTTGGCGACATAGTTGAAATTTCTGGATATTTATTTAAAACCAAAACAAATCAAATAAGTCTTAAAGCAGAAACTTTTTCAATTTTAGTAAAATCACTCCACCCATTACCTGATCAATATTATGGAATTGAAAATGCTGATGATAAATATCGTAAGCGCTATTTGGATTTATTAGTAAATGAAAAATCAAGACAAACTTTTATTATTAGAAGCAAAATCATCTCCTTAATTCGCAAGTTTTTTGACTCACAAGGATTTTTAGAAGTTGACACCCCTGTTTTGCAACCAGTTTTAGGTGGTGCTTCGGCTAAACCGTTTATAACATTTTATAATTCATTAAGTCAAAATTTTTACCTACGAATTGCAACTGAATTACCGCTAAAAAAATTATTAGTTGGCGGAATCGATGCTGTTTATGAAATTGGGAAAATTTTTCGTAATGAAGGTTTTGATACAACTCATAATCCCGAATTTACCTCAATTGAATTTTACCAAGCTTATTCAGATTTAAACAAGATAATGAATCAAACTGAAAATTTAATTCGCTTTTTGTTTGAAGAACTCGGATTAAATCAATCAGAACACTGATATGGAGATAATAAAATTGATTTTTCACAAAAATTTGCACGGTATGATATGGTCCAAATAACTTCGGAAAAAATGAATTTTGACCTTAAAAATGCAGATTTTTCAGCTTTAGTTGAGGAAGCTAAAAAACACAATATAAAAATTGAACCATTTTTTACAAAAGGTCATTTAATCAACGAATTTTTTGAAAAATTTGTTGAACCTACTTTAATAAATCCGACTTTTATTACCGGTCATCCCATTGAAATTTCACCCTTAGCAAAATCTGATCCTAATAATCGCAATTTTACGCTTAGAGCAGAACTCTTTATTGCTACAAAAGAATTTGCAAATATGTTTGATGAGTTGAATGATCCTATTGATCAATTAGGTCGCTTTCAAGCACAAATTAACGAAAAAGAAAAAGGAAATCAAGAAGCTTCAGAAGTTGACCACGAATTTATTCAAGCTCTTGAGTATGGAATGCCTCCAGCGGCAGGCTGCGGAATTGGGATAGATCGTCTTGTGATGTTATTAACAAATAATGAATCCATTCGGTCAGTTATTTTATTTCCACAACTTAAATCTAAAAAGGATTAA
- a CDS encoding N-acetylneuraminate lyase: MEKYHGFFPALISPFNEKGELMTENLEDILDFLIDVQKVDGLYVTGSTGEFLLMSVEERQKIYEIVAKKAKNKVTLIAQIGSLNLDEAIQLGKKAKELGFDAISAITPFYYNFSFDEIKNYYEEIAKNVDLPMFIYYLPQLAGSKINIEQFGSILNLKNVIGCKFGSNDIFLFERLIKTYPEKIWMYAFDEAFGLAYLLGARGFIGSTYNTNAIKARKILDLAKKGDLLAFKNEIHVYNDYIQSLLEVGLMQTIKAIMQLYGVDAGYNRLPFKKICQKTLNQKALEIKEKFLD, encoded by the coding sequence ATGGAAAAATATCATGGATTTTTCCCCGCTTTAATAAGTCCTTTTAACGAAAAAGGCGAACTAATGACTGAAAATCTTGAGGATATTCTTGATTTTTTAATTGATGTCCAAAAAGTTGACGGTCTTTATGTCACTGGATCAACCGGCGAATTTTTGCTAATGTCTGTTGAAGAACGACAAAAAATTTATGAAATTGTAGCTAAAAAAGCAAAAAATAAAGTAACTTTAATTGCTCAGATTGGAAGTTTGAATCTTGATGAAGCAATCCAACTAGGAAAAAAAGCTAAAGAACTTGGTTTTGATGCAATCAGCGCAATCACACCTTTTTATTATAATTTTTCTTTTGATGAAATCAAAAACTACTACGAAGAAATTGCAAAAAACGTTGATTTGCCGATGTTTATTTATTACTTGCCTCAACTTGCAGGCTCAAAAATTAACATTGAACAATTTGGCAGCATTTTAAATCTTAAAAATGTTATTGGCTGCAAATTTGGGTCAAATGACATCTTTTTATTCGAAAGACTAATCAAAACTTATCCAGAAAAAATTTGAATGTACGCTTTTGATGAAGCTTTTGGACTCGCTTACCTTTTAGGAGCTCGCGGATTTATCGGTTCAACTTATAATACAAACGCAATCAAGGCAAGAAAAATTCTTGATTTAGCAAAAAAAGGTGATTTACTAGCCTTTAAAAACGAAATTCATGTCTATAATGACTATATTCAATCACTTTTGGAAGTTGGGCTAATGCAAACAATCAAAGCAATTATGCAACTTTATGGTGTTGATGCTGGTTATAATCGCCTTCCATTTAAAAAAATTTGCCAAAAAACACTGAATCAAAAGGCGCTTGAAATTAAAGAAAAATTTTTAGACTAG
- a CDS encoding sodium:solute symporter family transporter: MPSIVIALSIWATGLSSLTFLGLPGLAFKTGWMWSVGQVAIILISPVLIKWIIPFYRQITANTAYAYLESRYNYLIRALSGGLFAIFHIFRIAIVLYIPALTLSLFVDLDIYLIIGIMAIVVILNTFLGGFKGVLWTDAIQGLVLLLGIICILIFGLAQTDWSKGDIYQSIFNAGQWKISAASGGMFLLFLGKYVETIFSYTASQDIVQRYKTSKFISGTNKTIYINAILTLITIFVFYGVGSMLYSYFKSQGFDVDAKNAIDQIVGRENAANNQLLSFFIIKVLPTGLSGLIIAAVFAASQSTISSSMNSLVNVIVSDFIQPIRKFRKKAPIKDRIMLIISKILITFFGIQGMLVAFLLAYSEQTNLFNLFLAVVGLFGVPIGAVFMLGILTRRTNSFGAVLGISVAFITALFLWIFTNKRLVPENLAIEFASEYVALISFFLTIIFGYVGSIIYTFFSKKEKNLTNLTIWTKTPEFDQLIALEKQIAKNDSKLQKVAKKVAKTVPNLMPKWHQILIFGHPNYRENETIQTNQEFSQIQKVQDEKLDQYEKIKEKLAKIAS, encoded by the coding sequence GTGCCTTCAATTGTTATTGCTCTTTCGATTTGGGCTACCGGGCTTTCGTCCCTTACATTTTTAGGTCTCCCCGGACTTGCTTTTAAAACAGGATGAATGTGATCTGTCGGGCAAGTGGCAATAATTTTGATTAGTCCGGTTTTAATTAAATGAATTATCCCTTTTTATCGCCAAATTACCGCAAATACAGCCTATGCTTATCTTGAAAGTCGTTATAATTATTTAATTCGGGCTTTAAGTGGCGGTTTGTTTGCTATTTTTCACATTTTTCGGATTGCAATTGTTCTGTATATTCCTGCACTGACTCTGTCACTTTTTGTTGATTTAGACATTTATTTGATTATCGGAATTATGGCGATAGTCGTAATTTTAAACACTTTTTTAGGTGGTTTTAAAGGTGTTTTGTGAACTGATGCAATCCAAGGTCTTGTTTTACTTTTGGGAATTATTTGCATTCTCATTTTTGGACTAGCGCAAACTGACTGAAGTAAAGGCGATATTTATCAGTCAATTTTTAATGCAGGTCAATGAAAAATAAGTGCCGCTAGTGGTGGTATGTTCCTTCTTTTTTTAGGAAAATATGTTGAAACTATTTTCTCATATACAGCATCTCAAGACATTGTCCAAAGATATAAAACCTCTAAATTCATTTCCGGAACTAATAAAACTATCTATATTAATGCAATTTTAACTCTTATTACTATTTTTGTGTTTTATGGCGTTGGTTCAATGTTGTATAGTTACTTTAAATCCCAAGGATTTGATGTTGATGCCAAAAATGCAATTGACCAAATTGTTGGTCGCGAAAACGCGGCAAATAATCAACTTCTTTCATTTTTCATCATAAAAGTTTTGCCAACCGGACTTTCTGGTTTGATTATTGCCGCGGTTTTTGCCGCAAGTCAATCAACAATTTCTTCTTCAATGAACTCGCTAGTTAATGTTATTGTTAGTGACTTTATTCAACCAATTCGTAAATTCCGGAAAAAAGCACCTATAAAAGACCGAATAATGTTGATTATTTCAAAAATTTTAATTACATTTTTCGGAATTCAAGGAATGTTAGTTGCTTTTCTTTTGGCATATTCAGAACAAACTAATTTATTTAACCTTTTCCTTGCAGTAGTTGGACTTTTTGGTGTGCCAATTGGTGCTGTTTTTATGTTAGGAATTCTAACTCGAAGAACAAATTCTTTTGGCGCCGTTCTTGGAATTAGTGTTGCTTTTATTACTGCTTTATTTTTATGAATCTTTACAAACAAAAGACTTGTTCCTGAAAATTTAGCAATTGAATTTGCTAGCGAATATGTAGCGCTAATTTCCTTTTTCCTTACAATTATTTTTGGCTATGTCGGTTCAATAATTTATACTTTTTTTAGTAAAAAAGAGAAAAACTTAACAAATTTAACAATTTGAACAAAAACACCCGAATTTGACCAGCTAATTGCCTTAGAAAAACAAATTGCAAAAAATGACTCTAAGTTGCAAAAAGTTGCCAAAAAAGTTGCAAAAACCGTGCCAAATTTAATGCCAAAATGGCATCAAATTCTAATTTTTGGACATCCTAATTATAGAGAAAATGAGACAATCCAAACAAATCAAGAATTTTCTCAAATTCAAAAAGTTCAAGACGAAAAATTAGACCAATATGAAAAAATAAAGGAAAAATTAGCAAAAATCGCTAGTTAA
- the ftsH gene encoding ATP-dependent zinc metalloprotease FtsH produces MQVKQKKKPSVGWIVLLIILLGGITYLIYTQLQPNLTVKSLSHFEEQLVKNAKNTTDGNFFYSIIFDINAYRIRVVEATDGKIIAYSVIANPAVITKFQSGAAELSPLIKNQLQNSNITTYSELVSLSVKTAPSNYTNLTDGNKALLNELYDLVGAQRPQDNVYLPSFTSADRPSTTFVQYILSLLPIVIPFLIIGFFVYRANKNSQGGAGFFNPGKNQAIRIKSDKKYSDVAGNVEAKEEISEFIDYLKNPGRYSSAGAKIPRGILLGGPPGTGKTLLAKATAGEANVPFFFISASNFVELYVGVGAKRVRELFRDARNDSPAIIFIDELDAIGRSRGSGIGGGNDEREQTLNQLLVEMDGMVENTGLLVIAATNRTDVLDPALLRPGRFDRSIIVGLPDVREREEILRLHAKGKRISKNITLANIARRTPGFSGAQLENVINEATLLSVREKTQVITSEQIDEAIDRVIGGPAKKNRVITEKERIMVAYHEAGHAVVGLKLRSGVKVQKITIVPRGNTGGYNLMLPEEEKYNSTKSELLATIAAFMGGRAAEEIKYGEQEISTGAGNDIEKATKIARKMVTELGMSSLGPIQYEQDQSSPFLGRDYIKNTSFSSKVGHEIDIEIRQIISNAYKQASETIKNNLDLLELIKDTLLEKETIVYEEIQQLAETLEPLPKSDPVQTTAVKPSDILDELLSVDPDPEDNLEENPQQNSAKNSEQNSGENLEQKSEENPEQISEQIFEQESQENLEQNLDQSSQENLEQNSEQNPEENSEENSDTTPKQD; encoded by the coding sequence ATGCAAGTAAAACAAAAAAAGAAACCATCGGTCGGTTGAATTGTTCTTTTGATTATACTTTTAGGGGGGATTACTTATCTTATATATACTCAATTGCAACCCAACCTTACTGTTAAAAGTTTATCTCATTTCGAAGAACAGTTAGTTAAAAATGCCAAAAACACAACCGATGGTAATTTCTTTTACTCAATTATTTTTGATATTAATGCTTATCGAATTCGTGTAGTTGAAGCTACTGATGGTAAAATAATTGCTTATTCTGTAATAGCAAATCCTGCTGTTATTACAAAATTCCAATCTGGTGCTGCTGAACTTAGCCCCTTGATTAAAAATCAACTGCAAAATTCAAATATTACAACATATTCAGAATTAGTTTCACTTTCAGTTAAAACAGCCCCCTCAAATTATACAAATCTTACAGATGGAAATAAAGCCCTTCTTAATGAACTTTACGATTTAGTCGGCGCACAAAGACCCCAAGATAATGTCTATTTGCCTTCTTTTACTTCAGCTGATAGACCATCTACAACATTTGTTCAATATATTCTCTCACTTCTCCCAATAGTTATACCATTTTTAATAATTGGTTTTTTTGTTTATCGTGCGAACAAAAATTCTCAAGGAGGTGCAGGTTTTTTCAATCCCGGAAAAAATCAAGCAATCCGTATTAAATCTGATAAAAAATACTCAGATGTTGCAGGAAATGTTGAAGCTAAAGAAGAAATTTCTGAATTTATCGACTACTTAAAAAATCCTGGTCGTTATTCTAGCGCTGGTGCAAAAATTCCGCGTGGAATTTTGCTAGGAGGTCCTCCGGGAACTGGAAAAACATTACTTGCAAAAGCTACTGCTGGTGAAGCAAATGTGCCTTTTTTCTTCATTTCTGCATCTAATTTTGTGGAACTATATGTTGGAGTTGGAGCAAAAAGAGTACGTGAATTATTTAGAGATGCACGAAATGATTCTCCGGCGATAATTTTTATTGATGAGCTTGATGCAATTGGACGCTCCCGTGGTTCAGGAATTGGTGGGGGTAATGACGAAAGAGAGCAAACACTAAATCAACTTCTAGTTGAAATGGACGGTATGGTTGAAAATACCGGGCTTTTAGTAATAGCAGCGACAAATAGAACTGACGTTCTTGATCCAGCCCTTTTACGTCCGGGTCGTTTTGACCGTTCAATAATTGTTGGACTTCCTGACGTTAGAGAACGTGAAGAAATTTTAAGATTGCATGCAAAAGGTAAAAGAATTTCTAAAAATATCACACTTGCAAATATTGCTAGAAGAACTCCTGGATTTTCAGGGGCCCAATTAGAAAATGTTATAAATGAAGCAACACTTTTATCAGTTCGTGAAAAAACACAAGTTATCACAAGTGAGCAAATTGACGAGGCAATTGACCGAGTAATTGGTGGACCTGCCAAGAAAAATCGGGTAATAACTGAAAAAGAAAGAATAATGGTTGCTTATCATGAAGCTGGACATGCCGTTGTTGGTTTAAAATTAAGATCCGGGGTAAAAGTTCAAAAAATTACAATTGTTCCTCGTGGAAATACCGGTGGTTATAATTTAATGCTTCCTGAAGAAGAAAAATATAACAGTACAAAATCAGAACTTTTAGCAACAATTGCGGCATTTATGGGTGGTCGAGCAGCTGAAGAAATAAAATATGGTGAACAAGAAATTTCTACTGGTGCTGGTAATGATATTGAAAAAGCTACAAAAATTGCCCGTAAAATGGTTACCGAACTTGGAATGTCATCGCTTGGCCCAATTCAGTATGAACAAGATCAATCATCGCCATTTTTAGGAAGAGATTATATAAAAAATACATCATTTTCTTCAAAAGTTGGTCACGAAATTGATATTGAAATTCGCCAAATTATTTCTAATGCTTACAAACAAGCTTCTGAAACAATTAAAAATAATTTAGATTTACTTGAATTAATTAAGGATACTTTATTAGAAAAAGAAACAATTGTTTATGAAGAAATTCAACAATTAGCCGAAACTCTTGAACCGCTTCCAAAATCAGACCCAGTTCAAACCACCGCTGTAAAACCTTCTGATATTTTGGATGAACTTTTATCAGTAGATCCAGATCCTGAAGATAATTTAGAAGAAAATCCTCAACAAAATTCAGCGAAAAATTCTGAACAAAATTCAGGCGAAAACCTTGAACAAAAATCAGAAGAAAATCCTGAACAAATTTCTGAACAAATTTTTGAACAAGAATCACAAGAAAACCTTGAACAGAATTTAGATCAAAGTTCACAAGAAAACCTTGAACAAAATTCAGAACAAAACCCTGAAGAAAATTCAGAAGAAAATTCAGACACTACCCCAAAACAAGACTAA
- a CDS encoding N-acetylmannosamine-6-phosphate 2-epimerase, with product MRLLKNSFIVSCQALEDEPLYGPKIMQKMMKAALLGGADGIRTSQIDNVKDFFELNQKVPLISLIKKTYPNSSVFITPTLAELKELMQFDNQIIAIDATLRNRPAENLDEIVDFFHKNRKNNQYLLADCADYEDVENAIRLKFDYVAPTLRGYTETTKNHNNIENNYEFLRWMVEKVRNTGIEVVAEGGFNEPQNVIDAFKIGAHSVVVGSMITRPYVITKFFVDKIRKEIN from the coding sequence ATGCGTCTTTTAAAAAATAGTTTCATTGTCTCATGTCAAGCTCTCGAAGATGAGCCGCTTTATGGGCCAAAAATAATGCAAAAAATGATGAAAGCTGCACTTTTAGGCGGGGCTGATGGTATTAGAACTTCCCAAATTGACAATGTTAAAGATTTTTTTGAACTAAACCAAAAAGTACCTTTAATTTCTTTAATTAAAAAAACTTACCCAAATTCAAGTGTTTTTATTACGCCAACATTGGCAGAACTCAAAGAATTAATGCAATTTGATAACCAAATAATTGCAATTGATGCAACTCTGCGCAACAGGCCGGCCGAAAATCTTGATGAAATTGTTGATTTCTTCCATAAAAATCGAAAAAATAACCAATATTTACTTGCAGATTGCGCTGACTATGAAGATGTTGAAAATGCAATTAGATTAAAATTTGACTATGTAGCCCCAACCCTACGCGGTTATACAGAAACAACAAAAAATCACAATAATATTGAAAATAATTACGAGTTTTTACGCTGGATGGTTGAAAAAGTCCGTAATACCGGCATAGAAGTTGTCGCTGAAGGTGGTTTTAATGAACCTCAAAATGTAATTGACGCTTTTAAAATTGGTGCTCATTCAGTCGTTGTTGGTTCAATGATAACTAGACCTTATGTTATAACTAAATTTTTTGTTGACAAAATTCGCAAAGAAATTAACTAA